In Sander vitreus isolate 19-12246 chromosome 7, sanVit1, whole genome shotgun sequence, a genomic segment contains:
- the rhoab gene encoding rho-related GTP-binding protein RhoA-B yields the protein MAAIRKKLVIVGDGACGKTCLLIVFSKDQFPEVYVPTVFENYVADIEVDGKQVELALWDTAGQEDYDRLRPLSYPDTDVILMCFSIDSPDSLENIPEKWTPEVKHFCPNVPIILVGNKKDLRNDEHTRRELAKMKQEPVKSEEGRDMAGRIAAFGYMECSAKTKDGVREVFEMATRAALQARRGKKSNKCVVL from the exons ATGGCAGCCATCCGTAAGAAGCTGGTGATAGTGGGGGATGGAGCTTGTGGAAAGACCTGCCTTCTGATTGTCTTCAGCAAGGACCAGTTCCCTGAGGTCTACGTCCCCACCGTGTTCGAGAACTACGTTGCTGACATAGAGGTGGATGGCAAACAG gtgGAGTTGGCTCTCTGGGATACTGCGGGTCAGGAAGACTATGACAGGCTTAGACCTCTCTCTTATCCAGACACTGATGTCATCCTCATGTGCTTCTCCATAGACAGCCCTGACAGCTTGG AAAACATTCCAGAGAAGTGGACCCCAGAGGTCAAACACTTCTGTCCCAACGTTCCCATCATCCTGGTAGGAAACAAAAAAGACCTGCGCAACGATGAGCACACGCGCCGAGAGCTGGCCAAGATGAAACAG GAGCCAGTGAAGTCAGAGGAGGGCCGGGACATGGCTGGCCGGATTGCAGCTTTCGGTTACATGGAGTGCTCCGCTAAGACCAAGGACGGTGTGCGGGAGGTGTTTGAGATGGCCACCAGGGCGGCTCTGCAGGCCCGCCGCGGAAAGAAGAGCAATAAATGTGTAGTGCTGTAA